The genomic region GCACGGCCGTGCCCGGCCTGGCGGCCAAGCCGGTGATCGACATCCTGATCGGCCTCGCGGATTTCGCCCAAGCCAATTCGTTCGTGCCGCGCATCGAGCAATTGGGCTACGAATACGTCCCGCAATACGAAACGGAAATGCCGTTCCGCCGCTTCTTCCGGAAAGAGCAATCCGGCGTCAGAACCCATCACATCCACATGGTCGCCATCGGCACGGACTTCTGGCAGCGACATCTCCGATTCCGCGACTATCTCCGCACGCATCCCGAAACCGCGGCCCAATACGCCGCGCTCAAACACACCTTGGCCGCGCGCGATTGGCAAGACATGAACGAATACGCTGACGCCAAGACCGATTTCATCCGGAGCGTGGAGGCTGAAGCGGCACGGCAGTGCGAGAAGTCGTAGCGAATTCGCTAGAATTCCGAGAGCGAAGATTGCGAACACACGGTTAGAAACCGTGGCAAATTGATGGATGCTCGCTATGATTCGATTTAGGAAGAACGAGCGAAGGAGAGGCGTTTCATGGCCATCAAGACCATTCCGCTCAGCCGCCTGGAAACGGATCTCACAAGGACGCTGAATGAGTGCGTCGAAACGGGAGAGACTGTGGTTGTCGAGATGCCGGACAAAAACCTCTTGACGATTCAACCTCTCGATCCGGGGGAGGATGATGGGCTGATTGACGAATTGCTCCAGTCCAACCCAAGATTTCAGGCACTGGTATCGAGGTCGAAGGCCGGCTCGCGCAAGCCATTCTTGGCGGAATGAACCCCAACGGGCAACGCCGTTAAGTATTATGCGACGGGAAGTACCGCAGTTTATCGAGATTTCCAATGTTTTCACGGCATCGCCAGAGTGACTGCTGCTAGCGATTTCAGCGGAATCGCCCGAACCAACACGTAAGAACCAGCGCCGACTTGACTTACTGAAAATGCTTAAGGGGGTTGCGCCCTCCAGCCCAAGGGTAGCCCGCCACCGGCGGGCAACCCTTGGGCTGGAGGACGAAGCCCGTCGGGGCATTTACCGTCGCCGGTCATGCACGGCTCGCATGACGTGTAATCGCAGATTTGCTATGGCTTGTCCAGCAGTGACGGAACACTGCAAATCACTTGATCGTCGCCGCTCGATTGGCGCCCGAATGGGCAAGTCAACTGCTGACGCGTTGCACTGCTGGCAAGCCAGCAGTGGCACCCGATGGGACGAGCCAAGCGTCTCGCCGGCAAACCTTCCTGCGTTTCGCCCGCTTGGCCCCTGAACTACAATGGATGTTCGCCACCTCAGTTCGCCGTCATCAATCGCCACCACTCCGCGCTTCCGCCCCATGAAACTCGCCTTCAGCAGCAATGCGTATCTCAATTTCTCGATCGAGGATGCCATTGCGCGGATTGCGGATGCGGGGTATACGGGGATCGAGATTCTGGCCGACGTGCCGCATGCCTGGCCGGCGGGGTTGCTCGAGGAGCGGAAGCAGTCGATCCGTGCCGCGCTCGATCGGCACCATCTGAAGATCTCGAACGTCAACGCGTTCATGATGAATGCCGTGGCCGATCCGCGGCAGCCGTACTGGCATCCGAGCTGGATCGATCCAGCCCCGCACTATCGGGCCATCCGCCGCGAGCACACGAAGCGGGCGCTGCGGCTGGCGCATGAGCTGGGCGCGCCCTGTCTCACGACCGAGCCGGGGGGGCCGCTCAACGACGGACAGACGTGGGAGCAGGCGGCGCAAGTCTTTTATGATGAGCTGATGCCCTGCGTCGACGTGGCCGAGCAGCTTGGCGTGCAGCTTCTGATCGAGCCGGAGCCGCATTTGATGATCGAGACGTTCGGCCAGCACTTGCAATTCATGCGGCGGATCAAGTCGCCGAGCGTCGGGCTGAATTTCGATATCGGCCATGCCTATTGCGTCGGCGAGAACCCCGAGGAATGGGTGCGGACGATGGCCCCCTTCACGCGACACTATCATCTCGAAGACATCGCCGCCGACCGAGTACACAAGCATCTGATCCCCGGTCGCGGAGCAATCGACTTCGCCGCCACGCTCGCCGAAATCGCCAAGACCGAATACCAGGGCTGGATCACGGTCGAGTTGTATCCGTACATCGACAATCCGGACGCCGCCGCCCGCGAGGCCCGCGAGTATTTGATGGGCGTGGCGGGGCAGCTCGAGATTCAGATCGAAGCGCGCTAGTCGGACTTCGAAGCTGATCTGATACTTTGGGTGCCATGCCCACGGCTCGGCGTGGGCATGGACTGCTTGGGAGCATGGCCACTCAGGGCAGTGGCCATGGCACCCGCAGTTCTATATCGACTTCAAAAAGCATTTAGCCGTGTTCGTCACTTACCGCCGTTCTTCGGATCCGCGACTTGCGGCATGCCGGATTCGTCGCTCTTGAGCGGCGGCAGGCTGAAGGTTTCTTCTTCGCGTTCGACGGCGACTTCGTCCGGCTCCGTGCCGTCGACGCTCTGCCGCAGCAGATAATAAACGGCGGTCGCGGCGGTCCACAAAAAGCTGTAAAGATACGCGGCGCCCAACAGCATCACGCAATCGGTCCAAAAGTTGAGGACTTTCACGCCGGTCGATACTGACCAGGGAGTGTCTTCGGGAAGCGGCGCAGTTCTGAGAAGGTTTCCAATTTCTTTCGCTCGCGCCGCACCACTTCCCCAACTTGCCGACCAAAGCGCCAGCCAATTGGTCCAGGCGACGAAATAAATGACCACGTGCGCCGCCAGCAGGCCGAGTACTCCGGCCACGATCGCATAGAACAGATAGTGAAACGGCCGTTGGAACGTGTAGGAATAAGAGCGGCTCAATGCGTCGAACGAATCGGTCCCCTCGACGCTCACCGTCGGCCACATCAGGGCCCAACCGAAGACCAGGCCCAATAGCAGGATCGCCATCACCAAGCCGGCCAAGAGCATCAGCGGCCAGAAGAAGCTCATCACCAGGAAACCGAAATCGGCCCGCATGATCAGCCCGAACACGACGCCGGCCACTAGGCTCAGCACGATCACGCCTAACAGCGGAAACAGCGCGGCGAGAAAGTATTGCAGCCACTTCACCGTGCCAAACCGCAGGCCGTCGGTCAGGCTCAGCCGGCTCTCGCGGGCCAGGGCCAACGCGGCAATCCGCGTGATCGCACCGCCGATCAAGGCCCAGACCGCCAGCTCCCACAGCCCGCACAGCAACGTATACGTGAACGGCACGATGCCGACGACGGCGTCCGGGCTGGGAGCCAGAAACATGCGGCGAAAAGGAGCGGTCAGCCATTGTCCGGTTTGCA from Pirellulales bacterium harbors:
- a CDS encoding GrpB family protein, with translation MRIAISEYSPLWPKIFDDEAALLARQLPGSAVIEHIGSTAVPGLAAKPVIDILIGLADFAQANSFVPRIEQLGYEYVPQYETEMPFRRFFRKEQSGVRTHHIHMVAIGTDFWQRHLRFRDYLRTHPETAAQYAALKHTLAARDWQDMNEYADAKTDFIRSVEAEAARQCEKS
- a CDS encoding sugar phosphate isomerase/epimerase family protein; this translates as MKLAFSSNAYLNFSIEDAIARIADAGYTGIEILADVPHAWPAGLLEERKQSIRAALDRHHLKISNVNAFMMNAVADPRQPYWHPSWIDPAPHYRAIRREHTKRALRLAHELGAPCLTTEPGGPLNDGQTWEQAAQVFYDELMPCVDVAEQLGVQLLIEPEPHLMIETFGQHLQFMRRIKSPSVGLNFDIGHAYCVGENPEEWVRTMAPFTRHYHLEDIAADRVHKHLIPGRGAIDFAATLAEIAKTEYQGWITVELYPYIDNPDAAAREAREYLMGVAGQLEIQIEAR